The Manihot esculenta cultivar AM560-2 chromosome 1, M.esculenta_v8, whole genome shotgun sequence genome has a window encoding:
- the LOC110618416 gene encoding uncharacterized protein LOC110618416: MKGTCTLVASVLAASTLALSSSSAVDRDVAFYPSSNEEETTCYQKVKRMKTREDQQTHYFDRFEQKEAKLSNLETLSSFPPHLQVWTSNPLVLQEVSMDPHLPLCLQ, translated from the exons ATGAAGGGAACTTGCACTCTCGTAGCTTCCGTGCTCGCCGCGTCCACCTTGGCTTTGTCCTCCTCCTCTGCAGTGGACCGTGACGTTGCTTTTTATCCTTCCTCCAATGAG GAGGAAACCACTTGCTATCAGAAAGTAAAGAGGATGAAGACAAGGGAGGATCAACAAACACATTACTTTGAT agatttgagcaaaaggaagcaaagttgagcaacttggagactttgagtagttttccaccacatctccaagtttggaccagcaatcctctcgttcttcaagaggtaagcatggatcctcacctccccttatgtttacagtaa